The following are encoded in a window of Castanea sativa cultivar Marrone di Chiusa Pesio chromosome 9, ASM4071231v1 genomic DNA:
- the LOC142610385 gene encoding aquaporin SIP1-1, giving the protein MGAIKAAIGDAILTFMWVFVSSTMGAMTALIATALGLETLVWPSVLITTSIVFVLVFIFNFIGDALGGASFNPTVTASSYAAGHGPDTLFSMALRFPAQAAGAVGGALAIKEVMPKEYKHMLGGPSLKVDLQTGALAEGVLTFLISFAVLLISLRGPRSSFVKTWLLAVATVALMLAGSNYTGPSMNPANAFGWAYVDSWHDTWEQFYVYWICPFLGAILAAWVFRVFFPPQPQVKKQKKA; this is encoded by the exons ATGGGTGCGATAAAGGCGGCAATCGGGGACGCAATACTAACATTCATGTGGGTATTTGTCTCATCAACCATGGGTGCAATGACTGCGCTGATAGCCACAGCTCTGGGTTTAGAAACCCTTGTCTGGCCTTCTGTCTTAATCACCACCTCCATCGTTTTTGTTCTCGTTTTCATCTTCAACTTCATTGGGGATGCCTTGGGTGGCGCCAGCTTCAATCCCACCGTCACTGCCTCCTCATATGCCGCCGGCCACGGCCCCGACACTCTCTTCTCCATGGCCCTCCGCTTCCCTGCTCAg GCAGCGGGAGCTGTGGGTGGTGCCTTGGCAATCAAGGAGGTGATGCCGAAGGAGTACAAGCACATGCTTGGTGGGCCTTCTCTCAAAGTTGATTTGCAAACCGGAGCTCTTGCTGAGGGAGTCTTGACTTTCCTCATTAGTTTTGCTGTCCTTTTAATTTCACTCAGGGGTCCTCGTAGTTCCTTTGTGAAGACGTGGTTGCTTGCCGTGGCCACCGTTGCTTTAATGCTTGCTGGCTCTAATTACACCGGGCCTTCCATGAATCCTGCCAAT GCCTTTGGTTGGGCATATGTAGACAGTTGGCATGACACATGGGAGCAGTTTTATGTCTATTGGATCTGCCCCTTTCTTGGAGCAATATTGGCTGCTTGGGTCTTCCGGGTTTTCTTTCCCCCACAACCACAAGTGAAAAAACAGAAGAAAGCTTGA
- the LOC142610964 gene encoding apyrase 2-like, translating into MLKRPGLRYSHESFGDKIRRYKGVLLIVSVPLLLISFVLFIMPVNNSASLSDFRNRKVPSDRDSPRSYAVIFDAGSSGSRVHVFCFDHNLQLVHIGKDLELFKQSKPGLSAYANDPREAAKSLQTLLDQAQAVVPKDLRPKTPVRVGATAGLRALKGDASDQILQAVRDLLKHRSSLKSEANGVAVIDGTQEGSYQWVTINYLLGNLGKEYSNTVGVVDLGGGSVQMAYAISETDAANAPKISGGEDTYVKEMHLMGTKYFLYVHSYLHYGLLAARAEILKVSEGSSNPCILVGYHGSYTYGGTEYKAFASSGSNMDECRRIVSNALKVNESTCKHMKCTFGGVWNGGGGDGQKNLFVASFFFDRAAEAGFADPNLPIAKVHPAEFEDAAKRACETKLVDAKPLYRRVDEANLPFLCMDLVYQYTLLVEGFGLDPWQEITLVKQVKYQDALVEAAWPLGSAIEAVSSLK; encoded by the exons ATGCTGAAGCGACCAGGTCTCCGTTACTCTCACGAGTCCTTCGGCGACAAGATCCGCCGCTACAAAGGCGTGTTGTTGATAGTTTCGGTCCCTCTTCTCCTCATCAGCTTCGTCCTCTTCATCATGCCCGTCAACAACTCAGCTTCCTTGTCTGACTTTCGTAACCGTAAGGTCCCATCGGATCGCGATTCTCCTAGATCATACGCTGTTATTTTCGACGCCGGCAGTTCCGGTAGTCGTGTTCATGTCTTTTGTTTTGATCACAATCTTCAACTTGTCCACATTGGAAAAGATCTGGAGTTGTTCAAACAG TCAAAGCCGGGTTTGAGTGCATATGCCAATGATCCCCGGGAGGCTGCGAAATCTCTGCAGACTTTATTGGATCAAGCACAAGCTGTTGTTCCCAAAGATTTGCGTCCCAAGACGCCTGTTCGTGTTGGG GCAACTGCAGGGTTGAGGGCCTTGAAAGGTGATGCTTCCGATCAAATTTTGCAAGCG GTTAGGGATCTTCTGAAACATAGAAGCAGCCTGAAATCTGAGGCCAATGGAGTTGCTGTTATTGATGGAACTCAAGAAGGTTCTTACCAGTGG GTGACCATAAACTATCTACTGGGGAATTTGGGGAAGGAGTATTCAAATACTGTTGGAGTAGTTGACCTTGGAGGTGGATCTGTTCAAATGGCATATGCTATCTCAGAGACAGATGCTGCAAATGCACCAAAGATATCAGGTGGAGAGGATACATATGTAAAGGAAATGCATCTGATGGGAACAAAATATTTCCTCTATGTTCACAg TTATTTGCATTATGGCTTACTAGCAGCTCGAGCAGAGATTTTGAAGGTTTCTGAAGGTTCTAGCAATCCGTGCATCTTAGTTGGCTATCATG ggAGTTACACATATGGAGGAACAGAGTATAAAGCATTTGCTTCCTCTGGCTCAAACATGGATGAGTGCAGGAGGATAGTTTCTAATGCTCTCAAAGTTAATGAATCAACATGCAAGCATATGAAATGCACATTTGGTGGGGTATGGAATGGTGGGGGTGGAGATGGACAGAAGAATCTCTTTGttgcttcatttttctttgacaGGGCAGCTGAG GCTGGCTTTGCTGATCCAAATCTTCCTATCGCGAAAGTTCATCCTGCAGAGTTTGAGGATGCAGCTAAGCGTGCTTGTGAGACTAAACTTGTGGATGCGAAGCCCTTATATCGACGTGTTGATGAGGCCAACCTGCCATTTTTATGCATGGATCTTGTGTACCAGTATACATTACTTGTAGAGGGATTTG GTCTGGATCCATGGCAGGAGATTACATTGGTGAAGCAAGTCAAATATCAAGATGCCCTGGTTGAAGCGGCTTGGCCACTGGGCAGTGCCATAGAGGCTGTGTCATCGTTGAAATAA
- the LOC142609350 gene encoding uncharacterized protein LOC142609350, producing the protein MQNMMRVRSSNLSVFSILLQTHVKSTCFYYSYAVVKSISPTSLFNLNPCGTFSAMAMKPHLQFFSSSTTSPNSTYAASNVPLTIEPKENASISDDDDNDEDYEDDETHFRPLSSGDESLTRDIRTIVGILGELGSNPSETKNKLEHSGITASSELVVGVLSHFRSNWEAAFTFFLWAAKQPGYTHSVREYHSMISILGKMRKFDTAWALIDEMRMKGGLNSSLTSPSLVTPQTLLIMIRRYCAVHDVGRAINTFYAYKRFKFEVGMDEFQGLLSALCRYKNVPDAEHLLFCNKNVFPLNSKSFNIILNGWCNVIVSAREGERIWREMSKRGIQHDVVSYGCLISCYSKSCNLNKVLKLFNRMKEMEIVPDRKVYNAVIHALAKGRLVKEAINLMKTMEDKGIAPNIVSYNSLIKPLCRARKIEEAREVFDDMLCRGLSPTIRTYHAFFRILRTGDEVFVLLEKMRKMGCHPNTDTYIMLIRKFCRWRQLDNVFKLWSEMIQNGVDPDRSSYIVLIHGLFLNGKLEEAHKYYIEMKEKHLIPEPKTDEMLQAWLSSKHILECQMKDLERNRLDCSQSGKNARVITRRFDQTRDFRRQPDTRRVVRERGFSLWEQ; encoded by the coding sequence ATGCAGAACATGATGAGAGTAAGATCTTCTAACCTCTCCGTATTCTCAATTCTGCTTCAAACCCATGTCAAATCCACCTGTTTCTATTACTCTTATGCTGTTGTAAAGTCCATCAGTCCTACTAGTCTTTTTAACTTGAACCCTTGTGGTACTTTTTCTGCTATGGCTATGAAACCCCACCTGCAATTTTTCTCGTCTTCTACTACTTCCCCAAACTCAACATATGCAGCCTCAAATGTACCTTTGACTATAGAACCAAAAGAAAACGCTTCTattagtgatgatgatgataatgatgaagaCTATGAAGATGATGAGACACACTTCAGACCTTTGAGTTCAGGAGATGAGAGTCTCACCCGAGACATAAGGACTATTGTTGGTATATTAGGTGAACTGGGAAGCAATCCATCTGAAACGAAAAACAAGCTTGAGCATAGTGGGATTACTGCCTCATCAGAATTGGTTGTGGGGGTGCTCTCACATTTTCGCAGCAACTGGGAAGCTGCATTCACCTTCTTTCTATGGGCTGCCAAGCAGCCAGGTTACACGCATTCCGTGCGGGAATACCATTCCATGATCTCTATTCTTGGGAAAATGAGAAAGTTCGACACTGCATGGGCCTTGATTGATGAGATGAGAATGAAAGGTGGTCTGAATTCTAGTCTGACTAGTCCATCTCTTGTGACTCCTCAGACTCTCTTGATCATGATTAGGAGATATTGTGCTGTACACGATGTGGGGAGGGCTATAAATACTTTTTATGCCTACAAGCGGTTTAAGTTTGAAGTTGGCATGGATGAATTCCAAGGCCTTCTCTCTGCCCTTTGCAGGTACAAGAACGTGCCAGACGCTGAGCACTTACTCTTCTGCAACAAGAATGTCTTCCCATTGAATTCCAAGAGCTTTAACATTATCCTCAATGGATGGTGCAATGTGATTGTTAGTGCCcgggagggagagagaatttGGAGGGAGATGAGCAAGAGAGGTATTCAACATGATGTTGTCTCATATGGATGCCTCATATCTTGCTATTCAAAATCATGTAATCTGAATAAGGTGCTCAAGCTCTTCAACAGGATGAAGGAAATGGAGATTGTTCCAGATAGGAAAGTTTACAATGCTGTCATTCATGCTCTTGCAAAAGGTAGGCTTGTGAAAGAAGCTATCAATCTCATGAAAACAATGGAAGATAAGGGTATTGCTCCAAATATTGTCTCTTATAACTCACTGATCAAGCCTCTCTGCAGGGCCCGTAAAATTGAAGAAGCTAGAGAAGTCTTTGATGATATGTTATGCCGTGGCCTATCCCCTACCATTCGGACTTACCATGCCTTCTTCCGGATTTTAAGGACAGGGGATGAAGTGTTTGTGCTCTTGGAAAAGATGAGAAAGATGGGTTGCCACCCAAATACTGATACCTACATAATGTTGATTAGGAAATTTTGCCGGTGGCGCCAACTTGATAATGTCTTCAAGTTGTGGAGTGAGATGATTCAGAATGGAGTTGACCCTGATCGGAGCTCATATATTGTGCTAATACATGGCCTATTTTTGAACGGAAAGTTGGAGGAGGCCCACAAATATTACATAGAGATGAAAGAGAAACACTTAATACCAGAACCAAAGACAGATGAGATGCTTCAGGCTTGGTTGTCTAGTAAGCATATATTAGAGTGTCAGATGAAAGATTTAGAACGAAATCGATTAGATTGTAGTCAGTCAGGCAAGAATGCAAGGGTTATAACCAGGAGATTTGATCAAACAAGAGATTTTCGACGCCAACCTGACACTAGAAGAGTTGTCAGAGAGCGGGGCTTTTCTTTATGGGAGCAATAG